A DNA window from Aspergillus nidulans FGSC A4 chromosome V contains the following coding sequences:
- a CDS encoding uncharacterized protein (transcript_id=CADANIAT00003860) encodes MAGPDPGPGSCAYPPYAGKPAAWAASSYQWHAVPTQSEPLPVPGDLYQYNAQALAAGAWLDPASLPGACACRGQSTGQAGAAIVISPGSLAAGVPNLQELAPGAHLIITAKIKARAADDEQQARETADSETLHDANPWLRMTRWARYLAGVHFPDLIDVVTPPDPDDADPASQATQRVWDAMIWLACQPLSQLTGLLMGQLMGLPDGLGGPAEPADRADGLSARWSPDPMAPDLDPRRIEPFVMTPLETTCLEFCIELLNQKIKVHEYESPLVCAMAVLGRGEQGWRDTDSYPPIISRVLKVARFLVVQKALWLDPEHWEIIRMWVAASEQGAWAGEAADQELGWLMEDEGYASAPSPPSSNETPSSPPQGRAITRMPRSQLLFQAGVDWMVQKFMVRGQHGPVEVLLDWRTFGLKIHYNTTTPGHVTWMGQERLLYKEMDFTMGHLLCQPNQEQWPPIPWHQLFDNPTKGTPGWSFLQDPRTPWPVTGGTWLVDRIAGEPAVARAFTTQGAVSPTKLQKYFQQVARFKEKLALAMHLTGGAPVRAPELLSIQHVNTKNNWQRNIFIKDGMVVEVGELVVWYLWLVLLFVRQLAVTWGQIRPSNPRPSPRASNPNPSSSSPSNPQPSNARPSNPRARNPAPSPPHRSPYVWGPDVGTGREWPSERLREVLKRESEASIGAQHALNITNYQDIAVGISRQFLRPSSIFPNNIQAEQEQEMAAMEVDKEESIGNIADKQAGHTPHVAGMVYGRESTEFAGSTTTRRLRFWDIDKLSSVSSGCGAEPKFI; translated from the exons gcaggagctgcaatAGTTATTTCGCCAGGTAgcctggcagcaggtgtTCCCAACCTGCAGGAACTCGCACCTGGTGCACATCTAATT ATCACGGCCAAAATCAAAGCGcgcgccgccgatgatgagcagcAGGCGCGCGAGACCGCCGACAGCGAGACCCTGCATGACGCCAACCcctggctgcgcatgacgCGCTGGGCGCGGTACCTGGCCGGCGTCCACTTCCCCGATCTGATCGACGTCGTCACCCCCCCAGACCCTGACGATGCAGACCCCGCCAGCCAGGCCACGCAGCGCGTGTGGGACGCCATGAT CTGGCTTGCCTGCCAGCCCCTGAGCCAGCTGACGGGCTTGCTGATGGGCCAGCTGATGGGCTTGCCAGATGGGCTGGGTGGGCCTGCTGAGCCTGCTGACAGAGCTGACGGACTGTCAGCGCGCTGGAGCCCCGATCCGATGGCCCCCGACCTTGATCCCCGCCGCATCGAGCCGTTTGTCATGACCCCGTTGGAAACGACATGCCTGGAGTTCTGCATCGAGCTGCTGAACCAGAAAATCAAGGTCCATGAGTATGAGAGCCCGTTGGTGTGTGCCATGGCGGTCTTGGGCCGGGGggagcagggctggcgcgaCACCGACAGCTATCCCCCCATTATATCCCGGGTGCTGAAGGTGGCGCGGTTCCTGGTGGTCCAGAAGGCGCTGTGGCTTGACCCCGAACATTGGGAGATCATCAGGATGTGGGTGGCGGCCAGCGAGCAGGGCGCCTGGGCTGGGGAGGCTGCTGACCAGGAGCTGGGCtggttgatggaggatgaagggtaTGCAAGCGCGCCCAGTCCGCCATCCAGTAATGAGACTCCCTCATCCCCGCCCCAGGGCAGGGCTATTACTCGAATGCCGCGCTCCCAGCTGCTGTTTCAGGCTGGTGTTGACTGGATGGTGCAGAAGTTCATGGTCCGTGGCCAGCATGGTCCCGTCGAGGTGCTGCTGGATTGGCGGACGTTTGGGCTGAAGATTCACTACAATACAACCACCCCCGGGCATGTCACCTGGATGGGGCAGGAGCGGCTGCTGTACAAGGAAATGGACTTCACCATGGGCCA CCTGCTGTGTCAGCCTAATCAGGAGCAATGGCCCCCCATCCCATGGCACCAGCTGTTTGACAACCCCACCAAAGGCACCCCCggctggagcttcctgcaggaccCCCGCACCCCGTGGCCCGTCACTGGGGGGACCTGGCTGGTCGACCGGATTGCGGGCGAGCCGGCGGTGGCCCGGGCCTTCACCACCCAGGGCGCCGTCAGCCCAACCAAACTGCAGAAGTACTTCCAGCAGGTGGCGCGgttcaaggagaagctggcgcTGGCCATGCACCTGACAGGCGGTGCGCCAGTGCGGGCGCCAGAGCTACTGAGCATCCAGCATGTCAACACCAAAAACAACTGGCAGCGCAACATCTTCATTAAGGATGGCATGGTAGT GGAGGTTGGGGAGCTGGTGGTGTGGTAtctgtggctggtgctgctgttTGTGCGCCAGCTGGCAGTGACCTGGGGTCAGATCAGgcccagcaatcccaggcCCAGCCCTAGGGCCAGCAATCCCAATCCCAGCAGCTCGAGCCCCAGCAACCCCCAACCCAGCAACGCCAGGCCCAGCAACCCCCGAGCCAGGAACCCTGCCCCCAGCCCCCCCCACCGCAGCCCGTATGTATGGGGACCTGACGTCGGCACCGGCCGCGAGTGGCCCAGCGAGCGGCTGCGCGAGGTGCTGAAACGGGAGAGTGAGGCCAGCATTGGCGCCCAGCATGCATTAAACATTACTAACTATCAAGACATCGCCGTTGGCATCAGCCGTCAGTTTTTACGCCCATCAAGCATATTCCCCAACAACATCcaagctgagcaggagcaggaaatggctgccatggaggtggataaGGAGGAGAGCATTGGCAACATTGCTGACAAGCAGGCCGGCCACACCCCCCATGTGGCCGGCATGGTGTACGGCCGCGAGAGCACCGAGTTTGCTGGCAGCACGACGACGCGCCGCCTGCGGTTTTGG GATATAGATAAG CTTTCCAGTGTCAGTTCAGGCTGTGGTGCTGAGCCAAAGTTT ATATAG
- a CDS encoding uncharacterized protein (transcript_id=CADANIAT00003861), whose amino-acid sequence MAFCITRKHATFSILLVKQLNAEIKAGLSPTGSS is encoded by the exons ATGGCCTTCTGCATAACAAGAAAGCATGCCACCTTCAGCAT TCTTCTGGTTAAGCAGCTCAATGCAGAAATCAAGGCAGGCCTGTCTCCAACAGGGTCATCATAA
- a CDS encoding uncharacterized protein (transcript_id=CADANIAT00003862) — protein sequence MYFQDLLNIVMPLTIPHCLLQAYMDKTSIVKLPASCQSPDLILDTNQLEAFMMTLLETACLDFCIELLNQKTKIYKYKSLLAAAAKQGLWVGKAADQELAWLFNDKGLKVHYNTMHHNIFIKDSLVVFVTAYYKGFYASNNVKIIYQYLPCEVGKLVVYCQFLCILSIFLNNIQAKYKQVMAALEADKDLNKIGFPDLLLVNIDSASPVVAIMPTAPGGCIIMGFIQQYIQQASNSQVDAISYKLGSRRVLDAKFKRVQAYMEVVEGVGCHYWIGRYQQQNTISI from the exons ATGTActtccaagaccttctcAACATTGTCATGCCCCTGACT ATCCCACACTGTCTACTGCAGGCATATATGGATAAGACAAGTATTGTAAA GTTGCCAGCATCATGCCAGAGCCCTGATCTGATCTTGGATACCAACCAACTTGAGGCATTTATGATGACCCTGTTGGAGACAGCCTGCCTTGATTTCTGCATTGAGCTGCTTaaccagaagaccaagataTATAAGTATAAGAGCCTGTTA GCAGCAGCTGCCAAGCAGGGCTTGTGggtgggcaaggcagcagaccaggagctggCATGGCTGTTCAATGACAAAGG GCTGAAGGTGCACTACAACACCATG CATCACAACATCTTTATTAAGGACAGCCTCGTCGTGTTTGTGACAGCATACTACAAGGGGTTTTATGCGAGCAATAATGTTAAGATCATCTACCAGTACCTGCCTTGCGAAGTGGGCAAGCTTGTTGTGTA CTGTCAATTCCTGTGCATATTGAGTATATTCCTAAACAATATCCAGGCCAAGTACAAGCAGGTGATGGCCGCCCTGGAGGCAGACAAGGACCTTAATAAGATAG GGTTTCCAGACCTGCTACTAGTCAACATA GACAGTGCCAGCCCTGTAGTTGCAATCATGCCTACAG CCCCAGGGGGATGCATAATTATG GGATTTATCCAGCAGTACATCCAGCAGGCCAGTAATAGCCAG GTTGATGCTATCAGCTATAAGCTGGGCT CTAGGAGA GTATTAGATGCCAAGTTCAAGCGCGTGCAGGCGTACAtggaggttgtggagggGGTAGGGTGTCATTA CTGGATAGGCAGG tatcagcagcagaatacAATATCAATATAA